The Rothia sp. SD9660Na DNA segment GGGCATCACCGAGGCCCATCGCCTAGAGGTGCTCATATCGGTCACGGTTGCTGTGGTGCTTGCTGCCCTGGGTGCCTTCACCCACCGTCGTAGTACGACTGTTTCATCACATCCCTAAATATTTTTTTGGGGGACAAGTCAGAGCTACGCCTTCTGGCTAAAGGCGGGTCTATCGGCAGAGACCGGCGTAACTTGTCCCCCAAGCGGTCTTTTTTCAAGGATTCTCCCAGGTAAACGAAAGAAAAAGCCTGTCTTAGGGTGGTTAGATTAAAGAGACCTTCGGGCCGGCACCAGAGTTTTCCCGCTCTACCCCGCCCCAATCTAACCCCACCTTTACGATGTTTGGAGGCTTCTGATGACCCAGCACACTGCAGCGCCCTCGTCATCGCCCCTGTTTGAGAAAATCTCTCAGATTTCTGCCCGACTAGAGCAGGTCAGCCCGCTGAGCGGCCCGATTCCCACCGTCCCGTCGGTAAGCAGCCAGTCGGCCTCCGGCGGCACCCGCTTTGCCGAACCGGCTGAGTCAAGCGACCAGCCTGTTCAGCCCTGGAGCCAGGCCTCCTAGCGCAAAACCTCATCGGGGAAAAAAGACAGACGAAGGCCCGGGCAGGTACCTGCCCGGGCCTTCGTCTACTCAGATACGCCCTCCCCCTCGCAGGGATCTAGCGGCGGGCGTCCTTTTCTGCCAGCTGCGCAAACATATCGTTATAGGCATTGAGTTCGGCATCCCCGTCGCGGTCAGCCTGGCGGTCGATGCGCTTTTGCACCTTCTTATCGTTCATGGACCACTGCACTGCCACTGCAACGGCAATAATCATGGTAGGTATCTCGCCGATTGCCCACATGAGAGAGCCGCCCAGCTTCTGGTCGTCAATGGCAGATAGGCCCCAGGGGCGGCCCAGGTTGCCGAACCAGGAGGCCTGTAGCAGGGTGTCCATCTGCATGATCGAGATACCCACAAAGGCGTGGTAGCCCAGGGTCGCGATAATCATGATCAGGCGCATGGGGTAGGTGGGGCGGTTGGGAATGGGGTCGATGCCGATCAGCACCAGACTAAAGATGTAGCCGGTAATCAAAAAGTGAATCAGCATGAACTCGTGGCCCACATGGTAGCGCAGCATCACCCCGAAGAGAGGGGTGAAGTAGACAATCACAATCGACCCAGCGAAGTTGACGGCTGCGAAGATGGGGTGGGTAATCACCTTAGACCAGCCCGAGTGCACCAGGCGCAGAATCCATTCGCGGGGCCCGCGGGTGCCGTCCTGGCGGGGTTCGAGGGCTCGCAGAAGCAGGGTGACAGGGGCGCCCAGTACCAGGAAGATGGGGCAGACCATGGTCAGGAGCATGTGCTCCACCATGTGCACCGAGAAAAGCACCATGGAGTAGACGGCAAGAGCCCCGCAGGTGATGTAGAGCAGAACGAAGAGGCCCAGGAACCAGGAAAGGGCACGGGCAAGAGGCCAGTGTCCGCCTGCACGCCGCACCTTAATCAGCGCCCAGAAGTAGGCGAAGGCGGCGAAGCTGATGAAGGCCACCCAAAACCAGTCAAAACGCCACTGGGTAAACCACTCGGCAACGTGCGGTTCTGGCGGCATGTCGTAGAGGGTGATGATACGGACGGGCTCGGCACCGGCATCCAGGGTTTCGGGAGCCGGGGGCGGGGTGCGGGAGAGCGAGACCGCCAGGCCGCTGGTTGCGCCCATGAGCACCAGTTCACAGGCGATGGCGTACCAGAGGCCCCGGGCGGCGCTGGTAAGCCCCGATTGCATCATGGGTATCAGGCGCAGGCGGTGCACCACGCCGAAGGCACCCAGCACCAGGGTGAGCATGAGCTTGGCCAGTACCAGCGCCCCGTAGGTGGTCGTAAAAAGATCCCCCAGGCTGTTCATTCGCACCAGGGCATTGACCACGCCTGAGAGCACCACCAGCACGAACCCGAAAAGGGCCAGCACGGAATAGCGGCGCAGAACCGCCACAGCCAGGGGCACACGACGGGCGGACGCCGATGCCGCACCCCGCTGCCCCTCAGCCAAGGTGCCGGTGCCCGCGTCCTCGCCGGTAATGTCGCGGGAGATAAAAGCCAGCACCATGAGCCCACCGCACCAGAGCACCACACCGAGCAGGTGCAGGCCCAGGGAGTTGACCGCACCCATGTGGTCATCGCCGCCCGATGAGTGGCCGCCCAGGGCCATAGCCACGATGCCGACCAGCGACAGGCCCAGGGTCAGCAGCAGGCCGGTGAGTGAGCGCACCGCAAAGACCAAGGTGGCCACAGTGGCAGCCACGATAATGCTGGTGGCCTCCTGCTTACCCGAGTCGATGGTGGTGATGTAGCTGATGAGTTCCGAGGTGTAGTCGGCCC contains these protein-coding regions:
- a CDS encoding cytochrome c oxidase assembly protein, with the protein product MAAHEMDRGLKPSWIWAFPAASLVALVLSLLVTGSNAGTDLADAGALVRWGLPVAESLQNFSMAATMGSLVFALGIVPRFLDAARGRAKVNMAHPTDAAQRQKNLHRTEHPAFTRTLTLASAAAITWTIAAIAVLIFSYADISGRSPSGGADYTSELISYITTIDSGKQEATSIIVAATVATLVFAVRSLTGLLLTLGLSLVGIVAMALGGHSSGGDDHMGAVNSLGLHLLGVVLWCGGLMVLAFISRDITGEDAGTGTLAEGQRGAASASARRVPLAVAVLRRYSVLALFGFVLVVLSGVVNALVRMNSLGDLFTTTYGALVLAKLMLTLVLGAFGVVHRLRLIPMMQSGLTSAARGLWYAIACELVLMGATSGLAVSLSRTPPPAPETLDAGAEPVRIITLYDMPPEPHVAEWFTQWRFDWFWVAFISFAAFAYFWALIKVRRAGGHWPLARALSWFLGLFVLLYITCGALAVYSMVLFSVHMVEHMLLTMVCPIFLVLGAPVTLLLRALEPRQDGTRGPREWILRLVHSGWSKVITHPIFAAVNFAGSIVIVYFTPLFGVMLRYHVGHEFMLIHFLITGYIFSLVLIGIDPIPNRPTYPMRLIMIIATLGYHAFVGISIMQMDTLLQASWFGNLGRPWGLSAIDDQKLGGSLMWAIGEIPTMIIAVAVAVQWSMNDKKVQKRIDRQADRDGDAELNAYNDMFAQLAEKDARR